Sequence from the Carassius gibelio isolate Cgi1373 ecotype wild population from Czech Republic chromosome A7, carGib1.2-hapl.c, whole genome shotgun sequence genome:
cccctctctctttctcacacacacacacatacacacacacacaagataaagGCACCAAACAAGCATAGACTGTGATcgagtttgcttaattttatttgacaaagtattctcgtagtgtttttttttttttttttttttttttttgtttcactcaCTCTCTTTTTGTCTCAGGTTTGTGAtctttacagtaataaaaaataaataatttttaagaaGGATTACATTCCACACTTACATTGCAACGTGTAGCATGTTCCTTTTATAAAGTGCATCGTACTTGTCAGATTTCAGGTCACAATACAAagagaaacaaacaaagcaaGAAAATGATCAACAACGATTACATCACAGTATCAGAGCACCCATCCACATCTCTGACCCCTTGTTAATAAGGGCCACATCTTTATGCTGACCATTTACCCACACAAAAACGTTCCTTTAGATCTATAGATGATTGCAAAAGTGATTGTAGATCATACTGAGACGCCATCAGTAGCGCAACAGAGATTTTGATTTTAAAGAATGGACAACATTTGGTTGCAGTGGTTACATAACCCCAGAGGCTCTTCTAAAGGCTTACTGTGTCTCTCCCCTCCCTTATTTTAGAAAGGCGCCTTCTCGCTCTAATGTAGCTTTTGATGGGAAACACAGAGCTCTGCTTAATGGCCCAGAAAACGGATTTCAAGTACCCCagataaatgtaacatttcatgCTCTTCAAGGTTATTTTTAGCAGGGCCAGATTTAGTGATAATAGAGCTTCCATGCATTTAAGTGCTGTCATTTAGACGACCTCTCTCCATTTATGTACGCCAGCACTGACATCACGACAGAAGACTAAGGTACGCTGGTCCCACGCTAGATTTGTCTTTTTTCTCTATTTGTTACTTGCAAAATGTAGCCTCCATCACGTATACTGTAGCTCCAGAGGAATGCAGTCTGCTCGTATTTGATCAAATACTGACTAAAGATGTGTGAAATTCTAGATGGCTGCCTGCCTGGCACACTTCAATTCTGTGATGATATCTGTTGAGTTAGTAATTAGATAGGTCACTTTTGAGCATGAGGCTGGGGGTGGACCATCTGACTGTAGTCTGGCACACAAAAGGGCTGTCCCAGTCCAACAGAACGCTAAAGAGAGGACAGCATTGCTCTGCCGGTAGCCGTAGTGAGCTCTAATGTCCAAAAGAAAGGGTGGAATGCAACCATTTCCCTGACATAGAAAGTGCACACCACCTGGTTCTCAGGGCctattttttagttttaacttttAGACCCATCTGTTAAATCTAACCACTAGTAAACCGACTATGTCCTGTCTGTGTTCAGTAGTCAAGCTCACTAGAAATCAACTATCTGGACACCAAGCTGTGTTTCACCTGCTGCAAATTTGAAGGTGAACGGTACTTTCGACACATTCAGGTGATGTTACAAATTACAAAGTTTTTACTGATCTGATAAACACATGAAATCAATAAGACACTAGCATGTGAAATTATGGCACTTTCCTCCTTGCCATAATTTTAGTttcattagttttttgttttgtttttttctttctgtgtttgCTTTTTTCTAGGAAACCATCAATAATAATCCAGgtactgaacacacacatatatacacacaaacaccaaaACAACATCATAAAACTCATGCCCTgatgtgtataaaaatatacatttccatACAGCATTGCATAAGAAAAATAACCGCTGCAACCCTGAACAAACTGAATTTATGGCATCCCCTTGAGTACATTGTAATGGAGATACATTACTGAATGGTAgagatttgctgaaaaaaaactgatatttgcTAAGTGTCGTGTATTACGTTGGTtgggttatttattttttcatttttttataagtGGGCACAGTGTTACAGGTCACTGAACCCCACTCCTGACATAAGTGAGTGGTATATAAACAAATggtctctctcgcacacacaacCACAAACAATCAGGCGTATCGCACAATCGTGCAAAAAAAGACTGGAGAATTGTTTCACAGTGtccagactgtgaaataactccACATAAAAGTCCATCATGTTTCGTACAGGTCACTAAGAGTTTTGAGGTTAGTCAGAGGGCACCTGGACGGCTCTCAAGGCCAACTTTGAAAACTTGTACTACGATGTAAAAGCACATCCTAGAAAACAGTACAATTGATTTTAAGTGTTAAAACACCCTCTTCTCACTAACCTATTCTCagtctgtttttattacattaaagtCACAAAGTAAAATTAGCTCTGTTGATGGCCTCATTGTGATTGTAGCTCTATCAATGAACGTTGCACTTTCATTCATTATTGCAGAAGAGAAAAGGTAAGGCCAAAATTAAGATACTTTGCCCCAAATGAGGGGTCATCAAAGAACAGCTGTGACATTTCACACACTCTCAATAAACACAAGGCTTTGTTATGGTCATATTTCAAGCTCCACCAATATCTgtgcatataaaatatttctacaaCTAATTCATTAGCATttagtgatgttttttttgtgcCATTTTGAAAAGCATAGTGTTTCTCTGTgtcgtccttttttttttttctttttttttttttttggttgtacagcaaaatataaatccatttcaacattttTTCAAGGTCTTTTTGGCTGAATCTTAACTTTAGTACTTTCTGTCCCATTTTGGCCTAGTTATCTGATCTTTTAATAAGCCTTCATGCAGATCTATTTACACAATAGCCTGCCCCTAACATTGATCCCTGATCCGATGGACTAATTTTACAGTCTACACACTCAGTTATATCTAATAATCACCCAGATAATTTTTCTGTACAGACCCAGAAGCATGTATCTTATTTAAGCGTTGATGTCTCAGTTGGCTTTTTGCAAAACTGTCTTGAAAGATGTTGCCTGACGTTAAATTTAAAGCGTTGTGGCTGGCACCTCATTTCGCACTCAGACCTTCATTAACCCAGCATTTCGCACTAAAACCAAAATGTGTGCTCAATGGattccagaagaaaaaaaaagtgtgaaaatatgaTTTGCTTTACAACTTTGTGGCAGAAGATATTTCACTGTCATTAGGGACGTTAGATAATAATAAACCAATTCAGCATGTCTAAACAAATTGGATTTTTCCCAGGGATTTTTACATCTATTATATTGAATTTCACTGCAAATGACAACAAATAAATTCGGCTTAAATGAAAGAGGTCATTTTTGATAAAATTAGCTGGAAAGCGACAGACGCTCATGGGACCGTGTTTtctctctgtcattcatacatttttaagtgaacACAGATTTAAGTGTTTCAGGCGAGTTTGCAAGGGAATAGCCTCATTGTACCTActgctgtccgtggtgctgaaataAATCCGTATAGCATGAACATGTACATGAAAGCGGTCTTCACACAAATTTGGTCAgatttgtaataattttgtttacaaaatattatatataattttaaattgatatacctttctatatatatatatatatttagattagatatatgtgaccttggaccaaaaaaacagtcATAAGTATAATTttttgctccagggtcacatataatataTCGATTTGTGTCACTGGGTCTGTACTACACATCTCAGAATATCAGGATTATTCAGGTCATGTTCAGTTTGAACTGTCTTATGTCTGATACAACTTGAAAATTTGTGCATGGAGGTTTGCTATGCATTAAATACGTCTAATTATATATTGCAGGTTGTCATCTTGGATCGCAACACCTACTGCACAACCAGCAATGTTTGACTGGGATCCCATCAAGGAAGTACATCATATCATTGACACTGACACCGTACAAACTAATTATGTGAGACCTATACATCGCTCGATGTCCTTGGCCGCAAGGAAAAGTTGGACGGCACGCATCCACAGCAGGCTAGCCACAGGGATTTCTGGATGTCCGGATTTCTGTAAGCGTATATGATTGGGTTTATGACCGAGTTGCATGTTGCCGGCAGCACTGTTGCATACGTGTAGATCATCGGGTAGCGGGAGTCTGCCACAATCGAATACATGGCGAAAGGCATCCAACATGCAGCAAAGGTGCAGAGGATGACGGAGAGCGTGGATACACCTTTTGTGGTGGAAATGGCCATGAATTGGTGCTGAACAGCGATTTGCTGCGCATGGCGGAAGGCAATCTTACAGATCTGTAGGTAAAGCTGCATCATGAGGGCAAACACCAGCAAGAACGTCACAGCGAGTACCACAGCATTGTTCTTGGTGACTGGCCGGCAGATACTGCAGCTGGTCTCATCTCGGAGGCAGTTCCAGCCGAGCACTGGCAGTAGGCCCAGGATGATGCACACCAGCCAAATGAGAACCACCATGACATAGGTGAATGTCACCATGCGCTCCGTGTGATAGGTCAGAGCGTTGTAGAGGGACAAGTAGCGATCCACTGTGATGGCCAGGATGTTGAGCACAGATGCAGAGAAGGCGGCAATCAGCAAGCCAACGGAGATCAGAGTTACAAACTCCATGTTCAGCATATAGATGAAGATGAAGTTGAGAATGAGGCCGAGTCCTGCGAGCAGGTCAGCAAACGCGAGGCTCCCTATCAGAATAAACATGGGGGCTCTCAAGGTGGGCGTGTAGAACAGGATGGCGATCACGATTGCATTCTCGCAGGAGATGAGCGTGCCCGTCACACACAGCGCAATGTCCCACGGGCTAACGGGAAGCGGCCTCAGCTCTGCCGTTCGCACCGGTGATGAGTTACGCACATCCAGGAGATTCCACGTGCCCGCCGTGGAGAGGGAAGAGGTGTTTTGAAGTTGGTTGCTCATTGTTGCTGCAAGAGAGTGAATCATAGCTGATGGTGGGGTGGGGAGGAGGGTggttgaaagagagagagaggggtgcgGTAGTGAAGATAAAAGAGAATGTGTATGTCAGTGGAAAGGCAGTGGGAATAGAGTATCTGTCAAAAGAAATATGCCTGAAGCCCCCAAACCTGACAAAACAGTCTCTTATTTTTTGGCAGTCAAGAATTAAATTATTAGTTTAAGTAGGATATGTATTTAACAATTTTGTCATTAGCTATAATTTTCAGATAGCTGGTAAAGTGTTGATTTGTGGTTAATCAGAAATTGAATAGTCGTGGAGCACTTAATAAGCACATTTTGAAGCAGCAAAACAATGTAGCAAATTGCATTCAGACTAGCTGTAAATACACAATATTTTGGCTTAGTTTACTAATGCATGTGCATTTCACCTCAAAAAGGCTATTAATTAAGCACCAGTCCCGACAAAAAGCACGCACTTCACTTTGCTTCTATTTTTAGTAATTGTCTAAAAATAAGACGCGCCACCTCAGTGCACGGGTCTCTTCTGAAGGCATCGTTTATATGCCTCCAGAATCTACAATGATGCGCTTTAGCCTGACGCCATAGAAGCAGACACATTTTAtctcattcattcataaatttcCACCTCACAGACCTAGCTATATATAAACTGACCAAAAAAAGACTGCAAAGGACTCGGAGAGGTCACGCCTCCGGCAATTCGTTCAAATAGACCCGTGTCAGTTGAAAAACAATCATCTCAATTTAATGACACGTTTAACTAAGGCATTGTCTCACAAAAGGGAACACAATTGCGCATCAGTGGACGGTACCTCAGTGCCATGAAGCTGCAATGCCTTTTCTCCCCCGAGCTCGCGCGCAGTCCGTGCCTGTCATACGAGAGGAGATGGAGGACCCGGAAAGAGACGGAGAACAACATAAAAGAACTAAAATGTCATTTGTTTCGCGCAGTTGAGTAAAACAGTCATCTTTGGCGGGTTAAGTCCCGTGGAAAGGCGAGGTGCTCCTCGGTTAGCATGGCTAACACTGTTGGTAGGACGATAGCGCTGCCTCGCTTGATATTCCCCCCGCTGGACCTCAACGATGATTCTCCCCTCTGACGTCAAGAGTCCTCACACGAGTCTGTGAGATGCTGTGGACG
This genomic interval carries:
- the LOC128017590 gene encoding G-protein coupled receptor 12-like; this encodes MIHSLAATMSNQLQNTSSLSTAGTWNLLDVRNSSPVRTAELRPLPVSPWDIALCVTGTLISCENAIVIAILFYTPTLRAPMFILIGSLAFADLLAGLGLILNFIFIYMLNMEFVTLISVGLLIAAFSASVLNILAITVDRYLSLYNALTYHTERMVTFTYVMVVLIWLVCIILGLLPVLGWNCLRDETSCSICRPVTKNNAVVLAVTFLLVFALMMQLYLQICKIAFRHAQQIAVQHQFMAISTTKGVSTLSVILCTFAACWMPFAMYSIVADSRYPMIYTYATVLPATCNSVINPIIYAYRNPDIQKSLWLACCGCVPSNFSLRPRTSSDV